A window from Citrus sinensis cultivar Valencia sweet orange chromosome 5, DVS_A1.0, whole genome shotgun sequence encodes these proteins:
- the LOC102627915 gene encoding calcium and calcium/calmodulin-dependent serine/threonine-protein kinase-like — translation MGQETRKLTDEYEVTDILGRGGFSVVRRGIKKTCGETNQVAIKTLRRIGSTTPYGFPGSRGSSSSSQIGFFPTRKQVSVSDALLTNEILVMRKIVENVSPHPNVIDLYDVYEDQNGVHLILELCSGGELFDRIVAQERYMEVGAAAVIRQIAEGLAALHQANIVHRDLKPENCLFLNDREDSPLKIMDFGLSSVEGYTDPVVGLFGSIDYVSPEALLQDRITSKSDMWSLGVILYILLSGYPPFIAQSNRQKQQMIMAGDFSFYEQTWKNISSSAKQLISSLLTVDPNRRPSAQELLNHPWVIGDSAKEEEMDAEIVSRLQSFNARRKLRAAAIASVLSSTIFLRRTKKLKNLLGSHDLNEEEIQNLRIHFRTICANGDNATLSEFEEVLKAMNMSSLVPLAPRIFDLFDNNRDGTVDMREILCGFSSLRKSQGDDALRLCFQMYDIDRSGCITKEEVASMLRALPDDCLPVDITEPGKLDEIFDLMDANNDGKVTFDEFRAAMQRDSSLQDVVLSSLRQQ, via the exons atggGACAGGAAACAAGGAAACTTACAGATGAATATGAAGTCACAGACATTTTAGGAAGAGGGGGATTCTCAGTTGTGAGAAGAGGTATCAAAAAAACATGCGGCGAAACGAACCAAGTAGCAATCAAAACCCTCAGACGAATTGGCTCAACAACTCCATATGGTTTTCCAGGTAGTCgcggcagcagcagcagcagccagATCGGATTCTTTCCAACAAGAAAGCAGGTTTCGGTGTCAGATGCCTTACTGACAAATGAAATCTTGGTCATGagaaaaattgttgaaaatgtttCTCCGCATCCAAATGTTATTGATCTTTATGATGTCTACGAGGACCAAAACGGAGTTCATCTCATCCTGGAACTTTGTTCCGGGGGAGAATTATTTGATCGGATTGTGGCGCAAGAAAGGTATATGGAGGTAGGAGCAGCGGCTGTGATCAGGCAGATAGCAGAAGGGTTAGCGGCTTTACATCAGGCTAATATTGTTCATAGGGATTTGAAGCCAGAGAATTGCTTATTCTTGAATGACAGGGAGGATTCTCCATTGAAGATAATGGATTTTGGACTGAGCTCTGTAGAAGGCTACACTGATCCTGTAGTTGGTTTGTTTGGTTCAATAGATTATGTCTCACCAGAAGCACTTCTTCAAGACAGAATCACTTCTAAGAGTGATATGTGGTCTTTGGGAGTAATTTTGTATATCTTACTCTCTGGGTATCCACCTTTCATTGCTCAGTCAAATCGGCAAAAGCAGCAAATGATAATGGCT GGAGACTTCAGTTTTTATGAGCAGACTTGGAAAAACATTTCATCATCAGCAAAGCAATTGATTTCAAGTCTTCTAACAGTTGATCCTAACAGAAGACCTAGTGCTCAAGAG CTCTTGAACCATCCATGGGTGATTGGGGATTCGGCCAAGGAGGAAGAAATGGACGCAGAGATTGTTTCGCGACTGCAGAGTTTCAATGCTCGTCGCAAGCTTCGGGCTGCAGCAATAGCTAGTGTGTTGAGCAGCACAATTTTCTTGAGAAGAACAAAGAAgctgaaaaatttattaggcTCCCATGATCTTAATGAGGAGGAAATTCAGAATCTCAGAATACATTTCAGGACAAT ATGTGCAAATGGTGACAACGCCACTCTATCTGAATTCGAGGAGGTACTGAAAGCAATGAATATGTCATCTCTAGTACCCCTGGCACCTAGGATCTTTGACCTGTTCGACAACAACCGTGATGGAACGGTTGACATGAGAGAGATACTCTGTGGATTTTCCAGCCTCCGTAAGTCCCAAGGAGATGATGCTCTTCGTCTGTGTTTCCAG ATGTATGACATAGATCGATCTGGATGCATCACAAAGGAAGAAGTAGCATCCATGCTTAGG GCTTTGCCTGATGATTGTCTCCCAGTTGACATAACAGAACCTGGGAAACTAGATGAGATATTTGATCTGATGGATGCCAATAATGATGGAAAAGTCACCTTCGATGAATTCAGAGCTGCCATGCAGAGAGACAGCTCCCTCCAAGACGTTGTCCTTTCCTCTCTTCGTCAGCaataa
- the LOC102628207 gene encoding uncharacterized protein LOC102628207 isoform X2 encodes MQQKDNQGLAPPRATDPGWAHGTMVNGGRQKIKCKYCHKIFLGGGISRLKQHLAGERGNVAPCEEVPEDVKVQIQQHLGFKVLEKLKKQKGLRSKKNSFVPCFEGMEGENDDDAERIQKPTSVQCTIRRRGKEIIEGTSNRMKRRRKQNFPAATVVAQPLRQSFASQESIYEADMAVARFMYDAGLQFTAANSYFFQQMADAIAAVGPGYRMPSYHALRNKLLNRVVQDAGAYCDELKKTWEVTGCSVLVDRWTERAARTVINFFVYCPKGIMFLKSVDASGITKSAEALSNLFDSVVQEVGAKNIVNFVTDTSPNYRAAGKLLMDKYKTFFCSTCGVQCIDAMLEDISRIDEVSEVLAKAKRITQFVYNNGKVLNLMRKKTGGRDILQLAVTRFASIFLTLENIVSLKDHLHQMFTGAAWMQSSFCKQRAGLQVAEIVVDPFFWSLCEQTLRVSKPLVSILQLMDCEQRPYVGYIYDAMEKAKKSIIAAFDNKEPDFMPYLNVIDQWQEDFHSPLHAAAYFLNPSVFYSPSFSSNKVIQKGLLDCIEILELNVSAQVTITSQINFYEEAVGDFGRPVALRGRESLAPATWWSLYAADYPELQRLAVRILSQTCSVTRCGRNWAMFERIHSKKRNRLEHQRLNDLIFLHNNLHLQQRKTEAVKARSTRGTLDPICLEAVDANIGDWVEDVGSMESEDLSWMDVTIPSERTFVSHEVQNMDDSVDSSDDRNSDVTKEM; translated from the exons ATGCAACAAAAGGATAACCAA GGTTTAGCACCTCCTCGGGCAACAGATCCTGGCTGGGCACATGGAACCATGGTGAATGGGGGTCGGCAGAAGATTAAGTGCAAATATtgtcataaaatttttcttggGGGTGGAATTTCTAGACTAAAGCAACATTTGGCTGGTGAAAGGGGAAATGTAGCTCCATGTGAGGAAGTGCCTGAAGATGTTAAAGTGCAAATTCAACAACATTTAGGTTTTAAAGTTTTGGAAAAGCTGAAAAAGCAGAAAGGACTCAGAAGTAAGAAGAACTCCTTTGTGCCTTGCTTTGAGGGCATGGAAGGAgagaatgatgatgatgcagaAAGAATTCAGAAGCCTACTTCAGTCCAATGCACTATCAGGAGAAGGGGCAAAGAGATTATTGAAGGAACTTCCAATCGAATGAAGAGACGTAGGAAGCAAAATTTTCCAGCGGCAACTGTTGTTGCTCAGCCTTTGCGCCAGAGTTTTGCTTCACAAGAGAGTATCTATGAAGCTGATATGGCTGTTGCAAGATTTATGTATGATGCTGGCTTGCAATTCACTGCTgcaaattcttatttttttcaacagaTGGCTGATGCTATTGCTGCAGTGGGTCCTGGTTATAGAATGCCTTCTTATCACGCCTTGAGGAATAAGTTATTAAACAGAGTTGTTCAGGATGCAGGGGCATACTGTGATGAACTGAAAAAAACTTGGGAGGTGACTGGATGCTCAGTCCTAGTTGATAGGTGGACAGAAAGAGCTGCACGTACAGTCATaaacttttttgtttattgccCTAAAGGAATCATGTTCCTAAAATCTGTTGATGCATCAGGCATCACAAAATCTGCTGAAGCGCTTTCGAATTTGTTTGATAGTGTAGTTCAAGAAGTTGGGGCCAAGAATATTGTAAACTTTGTGACAGATACATCACCTAATTACAGAGCTGCGGGAAAGCTCTTAATGGACAAATACAAAACCTTTTTCTGCAGCACCTGTGGAGTGCAGTGTATAGATGCGATGTTAGAGGATATTAGTAGAATAGATGAAGTGAGTGAGGTTCTAGCAAAGGCTAAGAGAATTACTCAGTTTGTTTATAACAATGGTAAGGTTCTTAATTTAATGAGAAAGAAAACTGGTGGAAGAGACATTCTCCAGCTTGCAGTTACAAGGTTTGCTTCCATCTTCCTTACACTGGAAAATATTGTATCTTTGAAGGACCATCTTCATCAGATGTTCACTGGTGCAGCTTGGATGCAGTCTAGTTTCTGTAAGCAAAGGGCAGGGCTTCAGGTGGCAGAAATCGTAGTAGACCCTTTCTTCTGGTCACTTTGTGAGCAAACTTTAAGGGTCTCTAAGCCTCTAGTTTCCATTTTACAGCTTATGGACTGTGAACAGAGACCATATGTTGGATACATATATGATGCTATggaaaaagcaaagaaaagcATCATTGCAGCATTTGACAATAAGGAACCTGACTTCATGCCATATTTGAATGTTATTGATCAGTGGCAGGAGGATTTTCACAGCCCTCTTCATGCAGCTGCTTATTTCCTCAACCCATCTGTATTTTATAGTCCTAGTTTCTCCTCTAACAAAGTCATCCAAAAGGGTTTACTTGATTGCATTGAAATTTTAGAGCTTAATGTGTCTGCCCAAGTAACAATTACAAGCCAAATAAACTTTTATGAGGAAGCTGTGGGAGATTTTGGTCGACCTGTAGCTTTACGTGGTCGTGAATCATTGGCCCCAG CTACTTGGTGGTCACTTTATGCAGCTGATTACCCAGAATTGCAACGATTAGCTGTGAGGATATTAAGTCAAACCTGTAGCGTCACTAGGTGTGGAAGGAACTGGGCTATGTTTGAACGTATCCATTCAAAGAAAAGGAATCGGTTGGAGCACCAGAGATTGAATGATCTCATATTTTTGCACAATAACCTGCACCTTCAGCAGAG GAAAACAGAAGCGGTTAAAGCCAGGAGTACAAGAGGAACACTTGATCCTATATGCTTGGAAGCTGTGGATGCAAACATCGGTGATTGGGTGGAGGACGTGGGATCCATGGAGAGTGAGGATCTGAGCTGGATGGATGTCACCATACCCAGTGAGCGGACATTTGTTAGTCATGAAGTGCAAAATATGGATGATTCTGTTGACAGTTCAGACGACAGAAATAGTGATGTCACAAAAG AGATGTGA
- the LOC102628207 gene encoding uncharacterized protein LOC102628207 isoform X1, producing the protein MQQKDNQGLAPPRATDPGWAHGTMVNGGRQKIKCKYCHKIFLGGGISRLKQHLAGERGNVAPCEEVPEDVKVQIQQHLGFKVLEKLKKQKGLRSKKNSFVPCFEGMEGENDDDAERIQKPTSVQCTIRRRGKEIIEGTSNRMKRRRKQNFPAATVVAQPLRQSFASQESIYEADMAVARFMYDAGLQFTAANSYFFQQMADAIAAVGPGYRMPSYHALRNKLLNRVVQDAGAYCDELKKTWEVTGCSVLVDRWTERAARTVINFFVYCPKGIMFLKSVDASGITKSAEALSNLFDSVVQEVGAKNIVNFVTDTSPNYRAAGKLLMDKYKTFFCSTCGVQCIDAMLEDISRIDEVSEVLAKAKRITQFVYNNGKVLNLMRKKTGGRDILQLAVTRFASIFLTLENIVSLKDHLHQMFTGAAWMQSSFCKQRAGLQVAEIVVDPFFWSLCEQTLRVSKPLVSILQLMDCEQRPYVGYIYDAMEKAKKSIIAAFDNKEPDFMPYLNVIDQWQEDFHSPLHAAAYFLNPSVFYSPSFSSNKVIQKGLLDCIEILELNVSAQVTITSQINFYEEAVGDFGRPVALRGRESLAPATWWSLYAADYPELQRLAVRILSQTCSVTRCGRNWAMFERIHSKKRNRLEHQRLNDLIFLHNNLHLQQRKTEAVKARSTRGTLDPICLEAVDANIGDWVEDVGSMESEDLSWMDVTIPSERTFVSHEVQNMDDSVDSSDDRNSDVTKGNARDVTGLI; encoded by the exons ATGCAACAAAAGGATAACCAA GGTTTAGCACCTCCTCGGGCAACAGATCCTGGCTGGGCACATGGAACCATGGTGAATGGGGGTCGGCAGAAGATTAAGTGCAAATATtgtcataaaatttttcttggGGGTGGAATTTCTAGACTAAAGCAACATTTGGCTGGTGAAAGGGGAAATGTAGCTCCATGTGAGGAAGTGCCTGAAGATGTTAAAGTGCAAATTCAACAACATTTAGGTTTTAAAGTTTTGGAAAAGCTGAAAAAGCAGAAAGGACTCAGAAGTAAGAAGAACTCCTTTGTGCCTTGCTTTGAGGGCATGGAAGGAgagaatgatgatgatgcagaAAGAATTCAGAAGCCTACTTCAGTCCAATGCACTATCAGGAGAAGGGGCAAAGAGATTATTGAAGGAACTTCCAATCGAATGAAGAGACGTAGGAAGCAAAATTTTCCAGCGGCAACTGTTGTTGCTCAGCCTTTGCGCCAGAGTTTTGCTTCACAAGAGAGTATCTATGAAGCTGATATGGCTGTTGCAAGATTTATGTATGATGCTGGCTTGCAATTCACTGCTgcaaattcttatttttttcaacagaTGGCTGATGCTATTGCTGCAGTGGGTCCTGGTTATAGAATGCCTTCTTATCACGCCTTGAGGAATAAGTTATTAAACAGAGTTGTTCAGGATGCAGGGGCATACTGTGATGAACTGAAAAAAACTTGGGAGGTGACTGGATGCTCAGTCCTAGTTGATAGGTGGACAGAAAGAGCTGCACGTACAGTCATaaacttttttgtttattgccCTAAAGGAATCATGTTCCTAAAATCTGTTGATGCATCAGGCATCACAAAATCTGCTGAAGCGCTTTCGAATTTGTTTGATAGTGTAGTTCAAGAAGTTGGGGCCAAGAATATTGTAAACTTTGTGACAGATACATCACCTAATTACAGAGCTGCGGGAAAGCTCTTAATGGACAAATACAAAACCTTTTTCTGCAGCACCTGTGGAGTGCAGTGTATAGATGCGATGTTAGAGGATATTAGTAGAATAGATGAAGTGAGTGAGGTTCTAGCAAAGGCTAAGAGAATTACTCAGTTTGTTTATAACAATGGTAAGGTTCTTAATTTAATGAGAAAGAAAACTGGTGGAAGAGACATTCTCCAGCTTGCAGTTACAAGGTTTGCTTCCATCTTCCTTACACTGGAAAATATTGTATCTTTGAAGGACCATCTTCATCAGATGTTCACTGGTGCAGCTTGGATGCAGTCTAGTTTCTGTAAGCAAAGGGCAGGGCTTCAGGTGGCAGAAATCGTAGTAGACCCTTTCTTCTGGTCACTTTGTGAGCAAACTTTAAGGGTCTCTAAGCCTCTAGTTTCCATTTTACAGCTTATGGACTGTGAACAGAGACCATATGTTGGATACATATATGATGCTATggaaaaagcaaagaaaagcATCATTGCAGCATTTGACAATAAGGAACCTGACTTCATGCCATATTTGAATGTTATTGATCAGTGGCAGGAGGATTTTCACAGCCCTCTTCATGCAGCTGCTTATTTCCTCAACCCATCTGTATTTTATAGTCCTAGTTTCTCCTCTAACAAAGTCATCCAAAAGGGTTTACTTGATTGCATTGAAATTTTAGAGCTTAATGTGTCTGCCCAAGTAACAATTACAAGCCAAATAAACTTTTATGAGGAAGCTGTGGGAGATTTTGGTCGACCTGTAGCTTTACGTGGTCGTGAATCATTGGCCCCAG CTACTTGGTGGTCACTTTATGCAGCTGATTACCCAGAATTGCAACGATTAGCTGTGAGGATATTAAGTCAAACCTGTAGCGTCACTAGGTGTGGAAGGAACTGGGCTATGTTTGAACGTATCCATTCAAAGAAAAGGAATCGGTTGGAGCACCAGAGATTGAATGATCTCATATTTTTGCACAATAACCTGCACCTTCAGCAGAG GAAAACAGAAGCGGTTAAAGCCAGGAGTACAAGAGGAACACTTGATCCTATATGCTTGGAAGCTGTGGATGCAAACATCGGTGATTGGGTGGAGGACGTGGGATCCATGGAGAGTGAGGATCTGAGCTGGATGGATGTCACCATACCCAGTGAGCGGACATTTGTTAGTCATGAAGTGCAAAATATGGATGATTCTGTTGACAGTTCAGACGACAGAAATAGTGATGTCACAAAAG GAAACGCTAGAGATGTGACTGGTTTGATCTAG
- the LOC102628207 gene encoding uncharacterized protein LOC102628207 isoform X4 translates to MQQKDNQGLAPPRATDPGWAHGTMVNGGRQKIKCKYCHKIFLGGGISRLKQHLAGERGNVAPCEEVPEDVKVQIQQHLGFKVLEKLKKQKGLRSKKNSFVPCFEGMEGENDDDAERIQKPTSVQCTIRRRGKEIIEGTSNRMKRRRKQNFPAATVVAQPLRQSFASQESIYEADMAVARFMYDAGLQFTAANSYFFQQMADAIAAVGPGYRMPSYHALRNKLLNRVVQDAGAYCDELKKTWEVTGCSVLVDRWTERAARTVINFFVYCPKGIMFLKSVDASGITKSAEALSNLFDSVVQEVGAKNIVNFVTDTSPNYRAAGKLLMDKYKTFFCSTCGVQCIDAMLEDISRIDEVSEVLAKAKRITQFVYNNGKVLNLMRKKTGGRDILQLAVTRFASIFLTLENIVSLKDHLHQMFTGAAWMQSSFCKQRAGLQVAEIVVDPFFWSLCEQTLRVSKPLVSILQLMDCEQRPYVGYIYDAMEKAKKSIIAAFDNKEPDFMPYLNVIDQWQEDFHSPLHAAAYFLNPSVFYSPSFSSNKVIQKGLLDCIEILELNVSAQVTITSQINFYEEAVGDFGRPVALRGRESLAPATWWSLYAADYPELQRLAVRILSQTCSVTRCGRNWAMFERIHSKKRNRLEHQRLNDLIFLHNNLHLQQRYFRLEKSMAHHLLLPLCKQENRSG, encoded by the exons ATGCAACAAAAGGATAACCAA GGTTTAGCACCTCCTCGGGCAACAGATCCTGGCTGGGCACATGGAACCATGGTGAATGGGGGTCGGCAGAAGATTAAGTGCAAATATtgtcataaaatttttcttggGGGTGGAATTTCTAGACTAAAGCAACATTTGGCTGGTGAAAGGGGAAATGTAGCTCCATGTGAGGAAGTGCCTGAAGATGTTAAAGTGCAAATTCAACAACATTTAGGTTTTAAAGTTTTGGAAAAGCTGAAAAAGCAGAAAGGACTCAGAAGTAAGAAGAACTCCTTTGTGCCTTGCTTTGAGGGCATGGAAGGAgagaatgatgatgatgcagaAAGAATTCAGAAGCCTACTTCAGTCCAATGCACTATCAGGAGAAGGGGCAAAGAGATTATTGAAGGAACTTCCAATCGAATGAAGAGACGTAGGAAGCAAAATTTTCCAGCGGCAACTGTTGTTGCTCAGCCTTTGCGCCAGAGTTTTGCTTCACAAGAGAGTATCTATGAAGCTGATATGGCTGTTGCAAGATTTATGTATGATGCTGGCTTGCAATTCACTGCTgcaaattcttatttttttcaacagaTGGCTGATGCTATTGCTGCAGTGGGTCCTGGTTATAGAATGCCTTCTTATCACGCCTTGAGGAATAAGTTATTAAACAGAGTTGTTCAGGATGCAGGGGCATACTGTGATGAACTGAAAAAAACTTGGGAGGTGACTGGATGCTCAGTCCTAGTTGATAGGTGGACAGAAAGAGCTGCACGTACAGTCATaaacttttttgtttattgccCTAAAGGAATCATGTTCCTAAAATCTGTTGATGCATCAGGCATCACAAAATCTGCTGAAGCGCTTTCGAATTTGTTTGATAGTGTAGTTCAAGAAGTTGGGGCCAAGAATATTGTAAACTTTGTGACAGATACATCACCTAATTACAGAGCTGCGGGAAAGCTCTTAATGGACAAATACAAAACCTTTTTCTGCAGCACCTGTGGAGTGCAGTGTATAGATGCGATGTTAGAGGATATTAGTAGAATAGATGAAGTGAGTGAGGTTCTAGCAAAGGCTAAGAGAATTACTCAGTTTGTTTATAACAATGGTAAGGTTCTTAATTTAATGAGAAAGAAAACTGGTGGAAGAGACATTCTCCAGCTTGCAGTTACAAGGTTTGCTTCCATCTTCCTTACACTGGAAAATATTGTATCTTTGAAGGACCATCTTCATCAGATGTTCACTGGTGCAGCTTGGATGCAGTCTAGTTTCTGTAAGCAAAGGGCAGGGCTTCAGGTGGCAGAAATCGTAGTAGACCCTTTCTTCTGGTCACTTTGTGAGCAAACTTTAAGGGTCTCTAAGCCTCTAGTTTCCATTTTACAGCTTATGGACTGTGAACAGAGACCATATGTTGGATACATATATGATGCTATggaaaaagcaaagaaaagcATCATTGCAGCATTTGACAATAAGGAACCTGACTTCATGCCATATTTGAATGTTATTGATCAGTGGCAGGAGGATTTTCACAGCCCTCTTCATGCAGCTGCTTATTTCCTCAACCCATCTGTATTTTATAGTCCTAGTTTCTCCTCTAACAAAGTCATCCAAAAGGGTTTACTTGATTGCATTGAAATTTTAGAGCTTAATGTGTCTGCCCAAGTAACAATTACAAGCCAAATAAACTTTTATGAGGAAGCTGTGGGAGATTTTGGTCGACCTGTAGCTTTACGTGGTCGTGAATCATTGGCCCCAG CTACTTGGTGGTCACTTTATGCAGCTGATTACCCAGAATTGCAACGATTAGCTGTGAGGATATTAAGTCAAACCTGTAGCGTCACTAGGTGTGGAAGGAACTGGGCTATGTTTGAACGTATCCATTCAAAGAAAAGGAATCGGTTGGAGCACCAGAGATTGAATGATCTCATATTTTTGCACAATAACCTGCACCTTCAGCAGAG ATATTTTCGCTTGGAGAAATCTATGGCTCATCACTTGCTTTTACCTCTCTGCAAGCAGGAAAACAGAAGCGGTTAA
- the LOC102628207 gene encoding uncharacterized protein LOC102628207 isoform X3 has product MVNGGRQKIKCKYCHKIFLGGGISRLKQHLAGERGNVAPCEEVPEDVKVQIQQHLGFKVLEKLKKQKGLRSKKNSFVPCFEGMEGENDDDAERIQKPTSVQCTIRRRGKEIIEGTSNRMKRRRKQNFPAATVVAQPLRQSFASQESIYEADMAVARFMYDAGLQFTAANSYFFQQMADAIAAVGPGYRMPSYHALRNKLLNRVVQDAGAYCDELKKTWEVTGCSVLVDRWTERAARTVINFFVYCPKGIMFLKSVDASGITKSAEALSNLFDSVVQEVGAKNIVNFVTDTSPNYRAAGKLLMDKYKTFFCSTCGVQCIDAMLEDISRIDEVSEVLAKAKRITQFVYNNGKVLNLMRKKTGGRDILQLAVTRFASIFLTLENIVSLKDHLHQMFTGAAWMQSSFCKQRAGLQVAEIVVDPFFWSLCEQTLRVSKPLVSILQLMDCEQRPYVGYIYDAMEKAKKSIIAAFDNKEPDFMPYLNVIDQWQEDFHSPLHAAAYFLNPSVFYSPSFSSNKVIQKGLLDCIEILELNVSAQVTITSQINFYEEAVGDFGRPVALRGRESLAPATWWSLYAADYPELQRLAVRILSQTCSVTRCGRNWAMFERIHSKKRNRLEHQRLNDLIFLHNNLHLQQRKTEAVKARSTRGTLDPICLEAVDANIGDWVEDVGSMESEDLSWMDVTIPSERTFVSHEVQNMDDSVDSSDDRNSDVTKGNARDVTGLI; this is encoded by the exons ATGGTGAATGGGGGTCGGCAGAAGATTAAGTGCAAATATtgtcataaaatttttcttggGGGTGGAATTTCTAGACTAAAGCAACATTTGGCTGGTGAAAGGGGAAATGTAGCTCCATGTGAGGAAGTGCCTGAAGATGTTAAAGTGCAAATTCAACAACATTTAGGTTTTAAAGTTTTGGAAAAGCTGAAAAAGCAGAAAGGACTCAGAAGTAAGAAGAACTCCTTTGTGCCTTGCTTTGAGGGCATGGAAGGAgagaatgatgatgatgcagaAAGAATTCAGAAGCCTACTTCAGTCCAATGCACTATCAGGAGAAGGGGCAAAGAGATTATTGAAGGAACTTCCAATCGAATGAAGAGACGTAGGAAGCAAAATTTTCCAGCGGCAACTGTTGTTGCTCAGCCTTTGCGCCAGAGTTTTGCTTCACAAGAGAGTATCTATGAAGCTGATATGGCTGTTGCAAGATTTATGTATGATGCTGGCTTGCAATTCACTGCTgcaaattcttatttttttcaacagaTGGCTGATGCTATTGCTGCAGTGGGTCCTGGTTATAGAATGCCTTCTTATCACGCCTTGAGGAATAAGTTATTAAACAGAGTTGTTCAGGATGCAGGGGCATACTGTGATGAACTGAAAAAAACTTGGGAGGTGACTGGATGCTCAGTCCTAGTTGATAGGTGGACAGAAAGAGCTGCACGTACAGTCATaaacttttttgtttattgccCTAAAGGAATCATGTTCCTAAAATCTGTTGATGCATCAGGCATCACAAAATCTGCTGAAGCGCTTTCGAATTTGTTTGATAGTGTAGTTCAAGAAGTTGGGGCCAAGAATATTGTAAACTTTGTGACAGATACATCACCTAATTACAGAGCTGCGGGAAAGCTCTTAATGGACAAATACAAAACCTTTTTCTGCAGCACCTGTGGAGTGCAGTGTATAGATGCGATGTTAGAGGATATTAGTAGAATAGATGAAGTGAGTGAGGTTCTAGCAAAGGCTAAGAGAATTACTCAGTTTGTTTATAACAATGGTAAGGTTCTTAATTTAATGAGAAAGAAAACTGGTGGAAGAGACATTCTCCAGCTTGCAGTTACAAGGTTTGCTTCCATCTTCCTTACACTGGAAAATATTGTATCTTTGAAGGACCATCTTCATCAGATGTTCACTGGTGCAGCTTGGATGCAGTCTAGTTTCTGTAAGCAAAGGGCAGGGCTTCAGGTGGCAGAAATCGTAGTAGACCCTTTCTTCTGGTCACTTTGTGAGCAAACTTTAAGGGTCTCTAAGCCTCTAGTTTCCATTTTACAGCTTATGGACTGTGAACAGAGACCATATGTTGGATACATATATGATGCTATggaaaaagcaaagaaaagcATCATTGCAGCATTTGACAATAAGGAACCTGACTTCATGCCATATTTGAATGTTATTGATCAGTGGCAGGAGGATTTTCACAGCCCTCTTCATGCAGCTGCTTATTTCCTCAACCCATCTGTATTTTATAGTCCTAGTTTCTCCTCTAACAAAGTCATCCAAAAGGGTTTACTTGATTGCATTGAAATTTTAGAGCTTAATGTGTCTGCCCAAGTAACAATTACAAGCCAAATAAACTTTTATGAGGAAGCTGTGGGAGATTTTGGTCGACCTGTAGCTTTACGTGGTCGTGAATCATTGGCCCCAG CTACTTGGTGGTCACTTTATGCAGCTGATTACCCAGAATTGCAACGATTAGCTGTGAGGATATTAAGTCAAACCTGTAGCGTCACTAGGTGTGGAAGGAACTGGGCTATGTTTGAACGTATCCATTCAAAGAAAAGGAATCGGTTGGAGCACCAGAGATTGAATGATCTCATATTTTTGCACAATAACCTGCACCTTCAGCAGAG GAAAACAGAAGCGGTTAAAGCCAGGAGTACAAGAGGAACACTTGATCCTATATGCTTGGAAGCTGTGGATGCAAACATCGGTGATTGGGTGGAGGACGTGGGATCCATGGAGAGTGAGGATCTGAGCTGGATGGATGTCACCATACCCAGTGAGCGGACATTTGTTAGTCATGAAGTGCAAAATATGGATGATTCTGTTGACAGTTCAGACGACAGAAATAGTGATGTCACAAAAG GAAACGCTAGAGATGTGACTGGTTTGATCTAG